The [Limnothrix rosea] IAM M-220 genome contains the following window.
TGATTTGAACAGACCGATGGGTGGCTAGCTGAGTCTGTAACCGAGGAATTTCCGTCGCAACCAGCCATGTTTGTAAACTGGGCGGCGTCACTAAGACAACGGGTTTATCGCTCAATAAAATCGGGGTCAGATAGCTAAGGGCAGAATCCCCAACCCCCGTTCTTGTCTGGATGAGGGCCGATCGCCTCAGCCGCAAACCCCTTGCAACTAATCGCGCTAAGGTTAAATGATGTTGCCAAAAATCCCCCTCATTTGTCCGAGAGAGTTGTAATAATTTTTGGTGTACCTGAGCCTCGATAATGGACAAAATCTCCTCACAAATATGGGGCGAGCCAGAACAGCCTAGAGCATGAACCCTTCAAAATCTGACCTCCGTAAATATTTTCTCTCGGAACGGCGATCGCTGCCCGAAATGGATTGGCGAAATTGTAGTGATCAGCTTTGCCTACGCCTTTCTCCACAGCCATTTTTCCAGAATGCCAAAACTATTCTGAGTTACTGTACCTATCGTAATGAACCGGATTTAAGTCTGCTATTTCACCTACAGGCGCAAAAAAACTGGGGGTTGCCCCGTTGTGTGGGTCAAAATTTAGCTTGGCATCGGTATCAATTGGGCGATCGCCTCATCTCCGGTCAGTTTGGCATCACCGAACCTCACCCCGATTTACCTTTACTGGATTTAGAAACCATTGATCTTATGCTCGTTCCTGCTGTGGCCTGCACGAAAACAGGCGATCGCC
Protein-coding sequences here:
- a CDS encoding 5-formyltetrahydrofolate cyclo-ligase, which gives rise to MNPSKSDLRKYFLSERRSLPEMDWRNCSDQLCLRLSPQPFFQNAKTILSYCTYRNEPDLSLLFHLQAQKNWGLPRCVGQNLAWHRYQLGDRLISGQFGITEPHPDLPLLDLETIDLMLVPAVACTKTGDRLGYGGGFYDRFFQTLTQKITTIGIVFNRCLAETLPTDPWDISLDYVCTETDFYDCR